The window CCGTGAGGCCTTCGTCGTCGGCCGGCATCCCCGCCGCGGCGAGGCTGGCCTGCTTGACGAGTTTGCCCATCCGGCGCTCGTAGATCGCCTCGACGACGTCCTTCGCCGTCTCGATCTCGTCGGTAAGTCGGCCCACTTCGGGCGAGGAGAAGGGGTCCTCGGCTTGCTCGGCGACGCGGTCGCGCTCGTCCTCGAGATCGGCGATGTACTCGCCGACCTCCTGGTAGAACGAGGGGCGCAGGTTCTGGAGGCTGTCCTTCTGGCGCTCCTTGCTCTGGACCGAGCGTAGTTCGTCTAAGTTCATTCTTTCTCCTTTTCTGCCCTGCCGCGAGCCATCAGGAAGACGGCAACGTACTCCGGAAGTGACTGGTTGCCGTCCGTGATTGTAAAGCTATCTCCTCCGAGCTGGACTTCGCCCCCGTCAGTAACGTTGACTGTGATCTCTTGTCCCTTGAAGGTCTCCGGGACGGCGTCGACCAGCGGCTCGAAGTCCGCGATCTCGTCGCGCTCGAGGCGGACGGTCTTGAGCCCGCTGCCGCCGTGGAGGCTCCCGGGCAGGCGAATGAGCCGGTTCGTGTCCGTGGTGACCGGTTCGTCGATCGGCGCGTTGTCCCGCTCGACCGCCGTCTCGGCGAACCGCTGGGCCAACTGCTCGACGGCGGTGTGGACGGTGACGTTGCCCGACTCGAGGCCCTCGCGGTTGTTCCGCGCGGCGTTCAGGGTAGCCTGGGCTTTGCCTTCGCCGATGCCGTCGAACTCCTGGAGGCGCTCGAGGGCCGCGTCCTCCTCCATCGCCAGCAGGTCGTCGACGAAGTCCATGAAGTGGGCGTGGATGCGCTTGCCCCAGCCGCCCTGAATCTGGAGCAGCCGACGTTCCGTCGGCGTCTTTCGACCGAGGCCGGCGACGGTTTCGGTTTCGATCAGTTCCTCGAAATCGAGTCCGATGCCGCGGACGTAGTCGACGATCTCGCGGCGGTGCTCGCGGTCGAGTTCCAGCACGTTCTCGTCGCGCACGTGGACGTGGTACCCGCGCCCGCCAGAGAAGACGATCTCCATATTCCGGAAGGCGAAATCGTTCTCGAGGAAAGCCAGCAGGCGAAGCAGCGCGTCCTTACATTTCGCGAGCATCTCCGCGTACGAATCCTCGCCCAGCGTCACGCTCGGGAGGTGGTCGGCGTCCAGGTCGAAGACGAGGTCGGCCGACTGCCAATCTTTCTCGTGCATCGACTTCGCGCCGGGGTCGCGAAACCGGCCCGCGGAGAAGTAGACGTGTTGCGGGCGCTTCCGGACGAGAAATTCGGAGAGGTCCCCTAACTCGAGCAGCGAACGGTGGCGGACCATCGTCGTGTCGGGTCCCTCGGTCCAGGGGATGTACCCCCACTCGCGTTCGTTGGCCGCGGGCGGCGGCGAAAGCTCCGTGCGACGGTAGTGGTCGCGGAATCGCCCCCGCAGGTAGGCCCTCGTTCGCTCCTCCATACGACTCGAGTAGTCGTGGATCGGTCCGTATAATCCTGCCGAATGGTCGGCCCGACTCGCGCGGGTTCGAGGGGTGCGGTCGAGGGGTTTGGTCGAGATTCGTCTACCGGACGGGCGACGAGCCGATCCGTCGGCCGGATCCTAACCCGAACTCCTGACAGCGAAGAAACGTACTATGGTTATATCTCGTCTCATCACGTACACGACAGTATGTCTACGACGATCTCCCCCCGCCGACTCACGACCAGTCAGTTCCTTTTCGGACTCGTCGTCGTCGTGGTCGGCGTACTGCTCCTGCTCGAGACGACCGGCATCGCGCCGGTGGGGAGCCTGCTGCTGTACGTTCCGTCGCTGTTCGTCGCCATCGGTGCCTGGGCGCTCGTCAGGAGCCGCCTTCGAAACATCGTCGGCCCGATCGTCCTGATCTGTGTCGCGGGCGCGTGGCAGGTCGTCGCGCTCGGGTACGCGACCGTCGAGCAGGTCGTCGTCTTCTGGCCGGTGTTAGTGATCGCGTTCGGCGTGTCGATTATCGCCGGCCAGTTCCGATCGCGCGTTCGCGCCACCGACGACGCCGTCACGTCCGCGTTTGCCGCGTTCGGCGGCGTCGAAAAGCGAAACACCTCTAGGGCGTTCGCCGAAGCCGACCTGACGGCCGTATTCGGCGGCACCGAACTCGATCTGCGCGACGCCGCTATCGAGAGCCGACCGGCTCGGATCAACGCCGTCGCCCTGTTCGGTGGGGTCGACATCATCGTCCCTCGAGAGTGGAACGTGCAACTAGATGTCTTGCCCGTACTGGGGGGCGCCTCCGACGACCGGCCGCGCCGAGAGGTCCACAACGAGGAGGTCGACCTCGTCGTGACCGGGTTCGCCGCGTTCGGCGGCGTTTCCATAACGGACTGAACGGCGGTCGAGCTATGGTCGCCACTGGACGTCACTGCACACCTGATCGCATGACAGCATTGGGACCGGTGTGAATCGTTTCAGCGGCTACTATACGAGTCCGCGCGGTCCGAACGGGTTCTGCGGTCGACAGTCACATATCGCTCACCTTCGAGAATCGCTTCGACGCGACCGTGCCAGTCGTCGGCGAACGCCTCCCGCTCGTCCTCGCTCGCGGTCCCGTCGATCAGTTTCGGCAGGTTGCTCGTCGCGGGGCCGCCCGATGGAATATCTTCGACGTGGTAGGTGACCCGCACCGTCTCGTCGGTATCGGTGCGTGTCAGTTCGACGACGACGCCGTCGGTTCCGATCGCACCGTATTCCAGCAGGTTGCGCCGACCGCCGTGGCCGTCGGCGAGGCCGCCGAAGCCGTCCTCGCCGGCCGCGCCCGTAATATACGAGAGCAGGCGCGCGGTGACGCCGTAGGCCGGATCATTCCGCGGGCCGCCGGCAAGTACCGCGATCTCGCCGCGGACGGGGAGTTCGTCGCCCGGATAGAGCGCCTCGAGGCCGTCCTTCGCGATGCGGTAGGCGCCCGCCGCGGTGGGACAGGAGTGGCCCGCGGCTTTCACCACGTCCCGGTAGCCGACGACGATCGGGTCGCCCGGCTCGAGGACGGCCAGCGCCTCGGCGGCGGGGTCGCGTAGTCGGATCGGTTCGACGTCGGAGTCGACGGTCCAGTTCGTTCGCTCGGTTTCGGTGGTGGATTCGCTCATAGTGGTTAGTATCGCAGTAGTCGCATGCCGTTCAGGATGACGAGCAACACGCTGCCGATGTGGACGAGCATGCCGCTCGCCATGTGGACGTAGCCCGCGAAGACGCCGGCCAGCAGCAGGACGACCGTCGCCACGGCGACGGTGACGTTCTCGGTGACGTTCCAGCGGGTCGCCTTGCTGAGGCCGACGGCGTAGGGGATACGTCCCAGGTCGTCGGCCATCAGCGCCACGTCCGCCGTCTCGATGGCGGTGTCGGTTCCGGCGGCGCCCATCGCGATCCCGACGTCGGCGGTCGCGAGCGACGGCGCGTCGTTGATGCCGTCGCCGACCATCGCGACGACGTGGCCCTCTTCCTGGAACGACTGGATCGCTTCTTGCTTCTCCTCGGGCAGCAGCGCCGCGCGGTAGTCGTCGATCCCGACCGTCTCGGCGACCGCTCGAGCGGTTCGCTCGTTGTCGCCGGTCAGCATCACCGTACGGACGCCGGCCGCTTGCAGCGCGGCGACGACGTCGGCCGCGTCCTCGCGGAGTTCGTCTCGCAGCGAGACGACGCCGACGACCTCGTCCTCGAGGACGACGTAGACCGCCGTCTCGCCGTTCTCCTCGCGCTTGCGAGCGTAGTCTACAACCTGCTCGGAGAGGTCGATACCGCGTTCCTCGAGCAGCGCCCGGTTGCCGACGACGATCGCTCGTCCGTCGTGGCGGGCGACGACGCCCTTCCCGGGGACGACCTCGAACTCGTCGGGGTCGGGTATCCGTTGCTCGAGCGCGAGGCCGCCATCGGTTGCGTACGCTCCGTTCCGGTCGCCGTCGAGGTCCCGAGCGGCCTCGAGGATCGCGTCCGCGAGGTGGTGTTCGCTTCGCTTCTCGGCGATCGCGGCGTACCGTAGCACGTCCTCGCGTTCGGCGTCGAACCCTTCGACGTCCGCGACGGTCGTCTCGCCTTTCGTCAGCGTCCCGGTCTTGTCGAACGCGACGAGGTCGATCTCGCCGGCCGTCTCGAGGTGTTCGCCGCCCTTCATGAGCACGCCCGAGCGGGCCGCGTTGCCGATGGCGCTGACGATGCTGACCGGCGGCCCGATCACGAGCGCGCCGGGACAGCCGATCACCAGCAGCGTCAGGGCCATGACGGCGTCCCCGGTGACGGCGTAGGCGCCGGCCGCCAGCACGACGATCGCGGGCGTGTAGTACTTCGCGAACCGCTCGATGATCGTCTCCGTCGGTGCTTTCGCCTCCTGGGCCTCCTCGACGCGGCGGATGATCCGCTCGAGGGTCGTGTCGGTGCCCGTCCCGGTCGCGACGACCTCGAGGGCGCCCTCCTGGTTGATCGTCCCGGCGTAGACCTCGTCGCCCGCGTCCTTGTGGACGGGCGCGCTCTCGCCGGTGACGGGCGACTGGTCGATCGCGCTCTCGCCGCCCGTGACCTCGCCGTCGACGGGTACCTTCGCGCCGGGTTTAACGACGACCGTCTCGCCGGCCTCGACGTCACGTGCGGGGACCTCGACCTCTTCGCCGTCACGACGAACGATCGCCGTATCCGGCGTCATCTCGAGCAACTCCTCGAGGGCCGCGCGGGTCTTGCCCATCGTCCGCGCCTCGAGGTAGTTCCCCAGCGCGAACAGGAAGACGACGGCCGCGGCCTCCCAGTACTCGCCGATGTAGATCGCGCCGACCGCGGCCAGGGTGACGAGCGTGTTGATGCCCACCGTCCCGCTGCGCAGCGCGTAGTACGCTTTCTTCGCGACGTCGTAGCCGCCGACGACGGCTGCGAGGGTCATCAGCGACGCGCTCAGTCGCGGGACGTCGTGGAAGGTGCCGGCGGCCCACCCGGCCGCCAGCAGCAGGCCGCTGGCGGCGACGACGGCTGGCTGTCGGTGCTTCCGAAGGTGTCGTTTCACGCTCACGTTCGGTCACCGCGGCCGGGGCGTGTACCCCTGGTTCGTGATCGTCCGTTCGAACGTCTCCGGTTCGACCGCGGTCTCGTTGTACTCGATCTCGACGCGGCCCGTCGTGTAGTGGACCTCGACGCGTTCGACGCCGTCAGTCCTCGAGAGCGATCGTTCGACGTTGCTCGCACAGGTCGGGCAGTCGAAGTCGGTAACGCGGTATTCGATCTTGGTCATCGGTTCTCGAGTACGCCTACGGCCCGCCCACCCAAATATATAACTCAAATGACTTGTTTGTATTATGGAACGGGTGATAGAACCGGTGAAACGACTCGTCTAGACGGTCGCGCGGTCTGATCGACTTATACGACACCGCCCCCAACGGCCGCCATGGCCGAATTCACGTCGAACGTGACGATCGAGGACGTCGCCGTCCGCGACACGAACGTCTCGAGCGCCGTCGACGAGCCGATCCGGGCGATGATCCTCGACATGCTCGCGGAGGGCGAGCGGTCCGTCGCGGACCTCGACGAGGCGCTCGCCGAACGCGGCTACGACCGCACGCGCAACACGGTGCGCCACCACGTCAACGAACTCCGGGACGCCGGCCTCGTCGAAATCGCGCGCATGGAGGAGCGAAACGGCGGGACGACGAAGTACTACCGGGCGAATACGATCGTGCTGTCGTACGCCGTTCCCGAGGGCCGTCGGGCGGCCGTCGACGAGATGGCGACGGCGCTCGCCCCGGAGGTGGCGGACCTCGTCGCGACGCTCGAGGGCGACTACGGCGAGACGATCGACGAGATCGTCGACGAGATGGCGCCCTGCGAACACTGCCGGACCCAGAAGTACGAGACGTACCTCCTGTTGACGGTGCTTCGACGCGCGTTCGTCGCGGGAGCGGTGCGGGGGGACGGTGACGTCGACCCCGAGGTATCCGGAGAGTAACTGTCGCTGCGGGTGCTCGAGAACAAGTCGCTACCGACGAATCAGATCAGAAAGGCGGTCGGTGATTCCGACGTCGGCACCGAGTTTCAGGTAGTAGGCGTCGCCGCCGTCCTCGTAGTAGTCGTCGATGCGGCGTTTGATCTCGAACCCGAGGTGTTCGTAGAACTGGAGGGCGTTCTCGTTGCTGGTCCGCGCGTGGCAGGTGATCGTGTCGTGGTCCTCGGCGACGCGGGCGACGAGTCGCTTGCCGATCCCCTCGCCGCGGTAGGCCGGATCGACGGCCAGAAAGAGAATGTAGCCGTCGCGTCGAACGGCCGCGAAGCCGATGAGATCGCCGTCCTGCACGTAACAGTGAACCTTCGAGCGCCGATACGCGTCGGTAAAGAACTTGCGTCGCTGTTTGAGCACCCCCTCTTCGCGGTTGATCCGCTCTTTGAGCTCCCACGCTTCCTCGACGTAGTCGTCACTCCCCGGCGTGACGACCCGACTGTCGATGTTGACGCTCACTACCAGACGGTAACATCGTCGTCAATATAATTCCTCCGGCAGCGATCGCAACCGCCCACGTTCGTGGCTCTCCGTTCCGGTCGGCGCCGAATTCGTCGACCGCAGATTTCGGTGAGTCGGTCCGCAACCGGAGTCCGTACGCGTGACACTCGCTAACGCAGGAAACAGCCGATCTGCCGATCGGAGCCGCAAACCCTCGAGGCGACGACCGCGTGTTCGAAACCGGAAACGACGGGCATACGGCATCGGCCGCCGAACCGCCGAGTAATGGGCTACGAACTGCGCGATCACACGGCCGACGTCGCGGTCGCGGCGACCGGCGACTCGCTCGAGGGGGTCTTCGCGTCGGTTGCGGACGGGCTCGCGGCCGCGTCGTGCGACGAGATTCCGGCTGCGGACGCAGACGAATCCGGCGACCGATTTTCCGTGACCGTCGCCGCCGAGAGCCGCGAGGCGCTGCTGTTCGACTATCTGGACGAGGTGATCTACCTGCGCGACGTGCGCGCGGAACTCCCGGTCGACCACTGCGTCGAGGCGATCCGCGAACCCGGCGAGGCCGCGGACGACGATGGTAACGGCGATGAGCCGGATGACAATCGCTGGTCCCTCGAGGCCACCGCCCGCGGCGTTCCGCTCGCCGAGATCGACGCCCGCGAGGTGAAGGCCGTCACCTACTCCGAGATGGAACTCGAGCGCCGGGACGACGGCTGGGAAGCGTACGTGGTCTTCGACGTGTGATGCGGTCGTGTCCGCCTGCGGCAACGCTACCTGCGCCGGCTTTCACAAATACTTATACAAATAGCATGAGAAGAACGCGGACGTGCCGCCCTCCGTTCCCTTCATCGACCGAGACACCGGGACCCTAGACACGACGGAAATCATACTCGAGGCGATCCCGATCGCCAAACTCGTCGGCGGAATCGTTGCGGTCGCGCTCGTCCCGTTCGCGATGGCGTTTCTGCTTCGCGGATCGGTGCTTCTCAGTGCGCTCCTCTCCGTCGTCGGGCAGTTCGTCCTCGCAGTCGGCTCCGGGGTCGTCCTCATCTACGTGATCGTTCGCGCGCTGCAACTCGCGAACGGACAGTACGCCGACGATCGGTAGCAGTCGTCGCCGTCCGTTCATTCCGGTCGCTCCCCGTACACAACACAGTGGGCCGTGGCTATTTGACGCCGATCCGCGTACCCTCGAGACGTGACTCCGTCCGCACGCTTGCTGTCAACTGATCCCGGTCGAACGCTCTCGAGGGCGAGCCGGTGCGCGCTACTCGCAGTCTGTGTCGCGAGCGCAATAGCCGGTACCGCGAGCGCCCACGAGGAGTACGTCGTCGACGACGAGCACGCGGTCGGCGTCGGGGAGTTTCTGACCGAAAGCCTCACCGACCCGTTCGTCGTCGGACCGCTGCTGGGCGGCGCGCTCGCGGTCCTCGCGCTCGTCGGCGGCTACCTCGCCGTTCGACCGTTCCCGCGGGACGTCGCTGCGTTTCGGACCGCGATGGACGAGTACCGCGGGTACGTCCCCTGGCTGCTGCGAATCTCCTTCGGCATTCCGCTGATCGGGGCTGGCTTCAGCGGCTACTTCATCAGTCCGGCAGTCGAGATCGATCTCCGCCTGGTTCAGGTGGCGCTCGGCTTCCTGTTGCTGTTCGGACTGGCGACGCGGCTCGTCGCGCTGATCGGCCTCGTCGCGTATCTCGTCGGCCTGGTCCGCTGGCCGACGTTACTCCTCCAACTCGAGTTCGTCGGCGGCTTGGCCGCGATCGCGCTGGTCGGGAGCGGCAAGCCGAGCGCCGATCACGTCCTCCAGCGGGTCGCGGGCACGTCGGGGACGGTCTACCGGCAGTTCGATCCGGTCCATCGGCGGGCGCAGGCGTTCCAGGAGTGGATCGGCGCGTACGAGCCCCTGCTACCGACGGTCACGCGGGTGGGACTTGGCGCAACGTTCGTCGTCCTCGGCGTAGGCCAGAAGCTCCTCCGCCCAGGGATCGCCCTCGCGGTCGTCGAGCGGTACGACCTGACGGCGGTCCTCCCCGTCCCGCCGGAGCTGTGGGTGCTCGGCGCGGGACTGACCGAAGCCGCCCTCGGGGTGGCGCTCATCGTCGGCCTCTTTACCCGCGCGACCGCCGGAGTCGCGATCTTCATGTTCACGCTCACGCTGTTCGCGCTGCCCGACGATCCGGTTCTCGCCCACGTCGGGCTGTTCGGGATGGCGTCGGTTCTGCTCATCACCGGCAGCGGGCCCTCCGCCGTCGACGAGTATCTCGCAACGCTCGCGGGCGACGCCGAGCGCGCGGACGCGGCGCGGAGCGAAGCCGTCGACGCGCCCTGAACCGCCGTCGCGGCCTGACCCAGTCCGGCCCGTGCGAATCGGTCCCGACCCACCGCGGGAGACGAACCTTCTTTCACCGTCCGGAGCGGACGTGCACGTATGAGCAACCCCACGTTCGACGCGGACGGCATCACGCTCGAGCAGGTGCGTGAGTACGTCTGGGAGATCCCCCAGGAAGGGGACATGCGCGCCCCCGCTCGCGTACTCGCGAGCGAAGCCCTTCTCGAGGAGATCAAGGAGGACAAGACCTTAGAGCAGATCAAGAACACGACCCACCTGCCGGGGATCACCAACTACGCGATCTGCATGCCCGACGGCCACCAGGGCTACGGCTTCCCGGTCGGCGGCGTCGGGGCGCTCGACGCCGAGAACGGCTGCATCTCGCCG is drawn from Halopiger aswanensis and contains these coding sequences:
- the priS gene encoding DNA primase small subunit PriS; the encoded protein is MEERTRAYLRGRFRDHYRRTELSPPPAANEREWGYIPWTEGPDTTMVRHRSLLELGDLSEFLVRKRPQHVYFSAGRFRDPGAKSMHEKDWQSADLVFDLDADHLPSVTLGEDSYAEMLAKCKDALLRLLAFLENDFAFRNMEIVFSGGRGYHVHVRDENVLELDREHRREIVDYVRGIGLDFEELIETETVAGLGRKTPTERRLLQIQGGWGKRIHAHFMDFVDDLLAMEEDAALERLQEFDGIGEGKAQATLNAARNNREGLESGNVTVHTAVEQLAQRFAETAVERDNAPIDEPVTTDTNRLIRLPGSLHGGSGLKTVRLERDEIADFEPLVDAVPETFKGQEITVNVTDGGEVQLGGDSFTITDGNQSLPEYVAVFLMARGRAEKEKE
- a CDS encoding LiaF transmembrane domain-containing protein, whose product is MSTTISPRRLTTSQFLFGLVVVVVGVLLLLETTGIAPVGSLLLYVPSLFVAIGAWALVRSRLRNIVGPIVLICVAGAWQVVALGYATVEQVVVFWPVLVIAFGVSIIAGQFRSRVRATDDAVTSAFAAFGGVEKRNTSRAFAEADLTAVFGGTELDLRDAAIESRPARINAVALFGGVDIIVPREWNVQLDVLPVLGGASDDRPRREVHNEEVDLVVTGFAAFGGVSITD
- a CDS encoding MAM33 family protein, with the translated sequence MSESTTETERTNWTVDSDVEPIRLRDPAAEALAVLEPGDPIVVGYRDVVKAAGHSCPTAAGAYRIAKDGLEALYPGDELPVRGEIAVLAGGPRNDPAYGVTARLLSYITGAAGEDGFGGLADGHGGRRNLLEYGAIGTDGVVVELTRTDTDETVRVTYHVEDIPSGGPATSNLPKLIDGTASEDEREAFADDWHGRVEAILEGERYVTVDRRTRSDRADSYSSR
- a CDS encoding heavy metal translocating P-type ATPase; this encodes MSVKRHLRKHRQPAVVAASGLLLAAGWAAGTFHDVPRLSASLMTLAAVVGGYDVAKKAYYALRSGTVGINTLVTLAAVGAIYIGEYWEAAAVVFLFALGNYLEARTMGKTRAALEELLEMTPDTAIVRRDGEEVEVPARDVEAGETVVVKPGAKVPVDGEVTGGESAIDQSPVTGESAPVHKDAGDEVYAGTINQEGALEVVATGTGTDTTLERIIRRVEEAQEAKAPTETIIERFAKYYTPAIVVLAAGAYAVTGDAVMALTLLVIGCPGALVIGPPVSIVSAIGNAARSGVLMKGGEHLETAGEIDLVAFDKTGTLTKGETTVADVEGFDAEREDVLRYAAIAEKRSEHHLADAILEAARDLDGDRNGAYATDGGLALEQRIPDPDEFEVVPGKGVVARHDGRAIVVGNRALLEERGIDLSEQVVDYARKREENGETAVYVVLEDEVVGVVSLRDELREDAADVVAALQAAGVRTVMLTGDNERTARAVAETVGIDDYRAALLPEEKQEAIQSFQEEGHVVAMVGDGINDAPSLATADVGIAMGAAGTDTAIETADVALMADDLGRIPYAVGLSKATRWNVTENVTVAVATVVLLLAGVFAGYVHMASGMLVHIGSVLLVILNGMRLLRY
- a CDS encoding heavy-metal-associated domain-containing protein, giving the protein MTKIEYRVTDFDCPTCASNVERSLSRTDGVERVEVHYTTGRVEIEYNETAVEPETFERTITNQGYTPRPR
- a CDS encoding winged helix-turn-helix domain-containing protein → MAEFTSNVTIEDVAVRDTNVSSAVDEPIRAMILDMLAEGERSVADLDEALAERGYDRTRNTVRHHVNELRDAGLVEIARMEERNGGTTKYYRANTIVLSYAVPEGRRAAVDEMATALAPEVADLVATLEGDYGETIDEIVDEMAPCEHCRTQKYETYLLLTVLRRAFVAGAVRGDGDVDPEVSGE
- a CDS encoding GNAT family N-acetyltransferase, with amino-acid sequence MSVNIDSRVVTPGSDDYVEEAWELKERINREEGVLKQRRKFFTDAYRRSKVHCYVQDGDLIGFAAVRRDGYILFLAVDPAYRGEGIGKRLVARVAEDHDTITCHARTSNENALQFYEHLGFEIKRRIDDYYEDGGDAYYLKLGADVGITDRLSDLIRR
- a CDS encoding archease, whose protein sequence is MGYELRDHTADVAVAATGDSLEGVFASVADGLAAASCDEIPAADADESGDRFSVTVAAESREALLFDYLDEVIYLRDVRAELPVDHCVEAIREPGEAADDDGNGDEPDDNRWSLEATARGVPLAEIDAREVKAVTYSEMELERRDDGWEAYVVFDV
- a CDS encoding DoxX family protein, encoding MAGTASAHEEYVVDDEHAVGVGEFLTESLTDPFVVGPLLGGALAVLALVGGYLAVRPFPRDVAAFRTAMDEYRGYVPWLLRISFGIPLIGAGFSGYFISPAVEIDLRLVQVALGFLLLFGLATRLVALIGLVAYLVGLVRWPTLLLQLEFVGGLAAIALVGSGKPSADHVLQRVAGTSGTVYRQFDPVHRRAQAFQEWIGAYEPLLPTVTRVGLGATFVVLGVGQKLLRPGIALAVVERYDLTAVLPVPPELWVLGAGLTEAALGVALIVGLFTRATAGVAIFMFTLTLFALPDDPVLAHVGLFGMASVLLITGSGPSAVDEYLATLAGDAERADAARSEAVDAP